The following proteins are co-located in the Pseudomonas synxantha genome:
- the tssB gene encoding type VI secretion system contractile sheath small subunit has product MAKDGSVAPKERINITFKPAIGGAQEDVELPLKLLVLGNFTQREDLRKLEDRKPIGIDKHTFDDVLAKQALGLTLSVPNRLQEQASVEELTIQVRINAMKDFNPANLIEQIPELQKLMALREALVALKGPLGNTPNFRKAIEQALANGDCRARVLAELGLPSPHAGHIQ; this is encoded by the coding sequence ATGGCCAAAGACGGTTCGGTAGCCCCCAAGGAACGGATCAATATCACCTTCAAACCGGCCATCGGCGGCGCACAAGAGGACGTTGAACTGCCGTTGAAGTTGCTGGTGCTGGGTAATTTCACTCAGCGTGAAGATCTGCGCAAGCTCGAGGATCGCAAGCCCATTGGCATCGACAAGCACACCTTCGACGACGTGCTGGCCAAACAAGCGCTCGGCTTGACGCTGAGCGTGCCCAATCGCCTCCAGGAGCAAGCCAGCGTGGAGGAGTTGACGATCCAGGTTCGGATCAACGCGATGAAGGACTTCAATCCCGCGAACCTGATCGAGCAGATCCCCGAGTTGCAAAAACTGATGGCGTTGCGTGAAGCACTGGTAGCGCTCAAGGGCCCGCTGGGCAACACGCCGAACTTTCGCAAAGCCATTGAACAGGCCTTGGCCAACGGCGATTGCCGCGCCCGGGTCCTGGCCGAGCTGGGGCTTCCCAGTCCTCACGCCGGACATATTCAGTAA
- a CDS encoding microcin C ABC transporter permease YejB: MLAYILRRLLLIIPTLVIILLVNFVIVQAAPGGPVEQAIAHLQGIGGGGVAGASGEGISGSRASRGLDPKLIKDIEKQYGFDKSAPERLWLMLKNYAQLDFGNSFFRGATVTDLILEKMPVTISLGLWATLITYLVSIPLGIRKAVRHGSSFDMWSSTAIVIGYAMPAFLFAMFLIVVFAGGTSLNWFPVRGLVSENFAELSTVGKIADYFWHLVLPVTALVIGGFATLTILTKNSFLNEITRQYVVTARAKGLSEHRVLYGHVFRNAMLLVISGIPQAFISVFFAGSLLIEVIFSLDGLGRMSYEAAVSRDYPVVFGSLFIFTLFGLLIKLIGDLCYTLVDPRIDFAARNA; the protein is encoded by the coding sequence ATGCTTGCCTATATCCTGCGGCGCCTGCTGCTGATCATCCCGACGCTGGTGATCATCCTGCTGGTGAACTTCGTGATCGTGCAGGCCGCCCCTGGCGGGCCGGTAGAACAGGCCATCGCCCATCTGCAAGGCATTGGCGGCGGTGGTGTCGCCGGCGCATCCGGCGAAGGCATCAGCGGCTCGCGGGCCAGCCGCGGCCTGGACCCGAAGCTGATCAAGGACATCGAAAAACAATACGGTTTCGACAAGTCTGCACCGGAACGCCTGTGGTTGATGCTCAAGAACTACGCCCAGCTGGATTTCGGCAACAGCTTCTTTCGCGGCGCGACGGTGACCGACCTGATCCTGGAAAAAATGCCGGTCACGATTTCCCTTGGCCTGTGGGCGACGCTGATCACTTACCTGGTGTCGATCCCCCTGGGCATACGCAAGGCCGTGCGCCATGGCAGCAGCTTTGATATGTGGAGCAGCACCGCCATTGTGATCGGTTATGCGATGCCGGCGTTCCTGTTTGCGATGTTCCTGATCGTGGTGTTCGCCGGCGGCACCTCGCTGAACTGGTTCCCGGTGCGTGGGCTGGTCTCGGAAAACTTTGCCGAGCTGAGTACGGTGGGCAAGATTGCCGACTATTTCTGGCACCTGGTGCTGCCGGTGACGGCGCTGGTGATCGGTGGGTTTGCCACCTTGACCATCCTCACCAAGAACTCTTTCCTCAATGAAATCACGCGCCAGTACGTGGTCACCGCCCGCGCCAAGGGTTTGAGCGAACACCGGGTGTTGTACGGGCACGTGTTCCGCAACGCCATGTTGCTGGTGATCTCGGGCATTCCCCAGGCGTTCATCAGCGTGTTCTTTGCCGGCTCGCTGCTGATCGAGGTGATTTTCTCCCTCGATGGCCTGGGCCGCATGAGCTACGAAGCGGCGGTGTCCCGCGACTACCCGGTGGTGTTCGGTTCGCTGTTTATCTTCACCTTGTTCGGCCTCCTGATAAAACTCATCGGTGACCTCTGCTACACCCTGGTGGACCCGCGTATCGACTTCGCCGCGAGGAACGCCTGA
- a CDS encoding peptidylprolyl isomerase: protein MAKATARHILVATEDKCNELKAQIEGGADFAEIAKANSSCPSSRQGGDLGSFGPGQMVKEFDTVVFSAPVNTVQGPVKTQFGYHLLEVTSRQD from the coding sequence ATGGCCAAAGCCACCGCCCGTCACATCCTCGTTGCCACCGAAGACAAGTGCAACGAACTCAAAGCCCAGATCGAAGGCGGCGCTGATTTCGCAGAAATCGCCAAAGCCAATTCCAGCTGCCCATCCAGCCGTCAAGGCGGTGACCTGGGTTCCTTCGGCCCAGGCCAAATGGTCAAGGAATTCGACACCGTAGTCTTCAGCGCACCGGTCAATACCGTGCAAGGTCCGGTGAAAACCCAGTTCGGTTATCACCTGCTGGAAGTCACCAGCCGCCAGGATTGA
- the tssA gene encoding type VI secretion system protein TssA — translation MEYSERLFDYYQEVATVPCRPESFAGSDMRFSGEFEALEDELGKTRSIHTEGPPDWQKVCQLSESLLREHSKDLRVAVWLAWALYQCHSFTGLLAGLGLLRDLCERHWAQVYPSKLRTRVAALGWLVLRIEPLFAQNLCVAGQLPVFHALLEHLVRLDQLWGQKLGNEAPQLLSIRRQLSERLACTEQEGAKPEVVVGIAPVKPATTQLPQPGQPIDNEKDAHRLLRSLQEQARPLCAWWLRQDTRDPRALRLGRTLAWMTLIHYPDADGERVTALRPLAADKLKRYQERLGQGQFAELLLELEVSLTGAMFWFDGLRMAWECLEALHADLAMTELEMHFALLLQRLPDLPEYRFDDGTPFADPLTCEWIALHVRPHLQRSESLAVVADPPCEPWEVALEAVLPCLRKKGLKAAVAVLKQGLHAAPGERARFHWRLALARLCAKAGKHDLARVQLEQLQEQLQRNGLERWEPELAVQVGQRLYRCYDLLPQGHGIRECKESLHRRLCQLDLEAVLE, via the coding sequence ATGGAATATTCAGAAAGGCTGTTCGATTATTATCAGGAAGTTGCGACAGTACCTTGTCGTCCTGAAAGTTTTGCCGGCAGCGACATGCGTTTCTCCGGGGAGTTTGAAGCCCTCGAGGACGAGCTGGGCAAGACTCGATCGATTCATACGGAAGGGCCACCAGACTGGCAGAAGGTCTGCCAGCTAAGCGAGTCTCTATTGCGCGAGCACTCCAAGGATCTGCGGGTTGCTGTCTGGTTGGCCTGGGCCCTGTATCAATGTCATTCATTCACCGGGTTACTGGCCGGTCTCGGGTTGCTGCGCGATCTCTGTGAGCGGCATTGGGCACAGGTCTACCCAAGCAAGTTGCGTACACGCGTGGCCGCATTGGGTTGGCTGGTGTTGCGCATTGAGCCACTGTTTGCGCAGAACCTCTGTGTTGCGGGGCAGCTGCCTGTGTTCCACGCCCTGCTTGAGCACCTCGTGCGGCTTGATCAGCTGTGGGGTCAAAAGCTTGGCAATGAGGCGCCCCAGCTGTTGTCGATCCGCAGGCAACTGTCGGAACGCCTGGCCTGCACCGAACAAGAGGGTGCCAAACCTGAGGTCGTCGTGGGCATCGCTCCCGTCAAGCCGGCAACCACCCAGTTGCCCCAACCCGGGCAACCCATTGACAACGAAAAGGACGCGCACAGGCTGCTGCGTTCATTGCAAGAGCAGGCCCGCCCTTTGTGTGCCTGGTGGTTGCGCCAGGACACCAGGGATCCGCGTGCCTTGCGCCTGGGCCGGACCTTGGCGTGGATGACGCTTATCCATTATCCCGATGCCGACGGTGAGCGGGTCACGGCGCTGCGTCCACTGGCCGCCGACAAGCTCAAGCGCTACCAGGAACGCCTGGGCCAAGGCCAATTTGCCGAGCTGTTGCTTGAGCTTGAAGTCAGCCTGACGGGCGCAATGTTCTGGTTCGACGGTTTACGCATGGCCTGGGAATGCCTTGAGGCCTTGCACGCAGACCTGGCCATGACCGAGCTGGAAATGCATTTCGCGCTGCTGCTGCAACGCCTGCCGGACCTGCCGGAGTACCGGTTCGACGATGGAACACCCTTTGCCGACCCTCTCACCTGTGAGTGGATTGCGCTCCATGTAAGGCCTCATTTGCAACGGAGCGAGTCTTTGGCCGTTGTGGCAGACCCCCCGTGCGAACCCTGGGAGGTCGCCCTGGAAGCGGTGCTGCCTTGCCTGCGAAAGAAGGGGCTCAAGGCTGCGGTCGCAGTGCTCAAGCAGGGCTTGCACGCCGCGCCCGGCGAGCGCGCGCGTTTTCACTGGCGTCTGGCACTGGCCAGGTTGTGTGCGAAAGCGGGCAAGCACGACCTGGCAAGGGTCCAGCTGGAGCAGCTGCAGGAGCAATTGCAGCGTAACGGCTTGGAGCGCTGGGAGCCGGAACTGGCCGTGCAAGTGGGCCAGCGCCTGTACCGATGTTATGACCTGTTGCCGCAAGGCCACGGCATACGCGAGTGCAAGGAGTCTCTCCATCGACGGTTATGCCAACTCGATCTCGAAGCAGTACTTGAATAA
- a CDS encoding extracellular solute-binding protein: protein MRLAFSSLLSSTLALLLTSTAVIAAPQTYLTVYGEPAKYPAGFSHFDYANPDAPKGGSLRRSALEVGRFDHVLPYIDKGIGVSQVDGWVYAPLALRSLDEPYTVYGLVAEKMERADDGLSLRFYLNPKARFADGTPITAEDVRYSFDLLMTQGSLRFRTLFADVKQVEVEGERQVRFDFSSNENRTLPLDIATLPVFPEHWWKTRDFANGGGYEAPLGSGPYKVSKIDSGSTITFTRDPDWWGKDLPVSRGLYNFDHLSLEYFGDTEVARQVLRGGAYDFNREFSATGYSIGYNGPALDDGRLQRAHLAKEMPQPAQGYVFNVQKPIFKDRRVRQALAMLWDFEWANRQMMRNLYIRQQSYFSNSPLAATQLPTQEELAILEPLRGQIPDEVFTQVFKAPVTDGSGMIRDKQLQALALLEQAGWKPLGDKLVNAEGEPLEFTFLNVQNGLERLLLPYKRNLAQIGITLNIRRIDSSQYVNRLMARDYDMIVTGFPVTTSPGMELYNYFGSAAAFDSGANNYIVLKDPAVDTLINGLVKANTQAQMLTYAHALDRVLQWNYLWIPNYYPPGTSAAWWNRFGRPAIEAKNDEALETWWEVSPTPLTNEQMQAELKKRRGAR, encoded by the coding sequence ATGCGATTGGCTTTTTCATCTCTACTCTCTTCTACTTTGGCCCTGCTGCTGACCAGCACTGCGGTGATCGCGGCCCCGCAAACCTACCTGACGGTCTATGGCGAGCCGGCCAAATACCCTGCCGGTTTCAGCCATTTCGACTATGCCAACCCCGATGCGCCCAAGGGCGGCAGCCTGCGGCGTTCGGCGCTGGAGGTCGGGCGGTTCGACCATGTGCTGCCGTATATCGACAAAGGCATCGGCGTGTCCCAGGTCGACGGCTGGGTGTATGCGCCCCTGGCCCTGCGCTCGCTGGATGAGCCCTACACCGTCTACGGCCTGGTGGCAGAAAAGATGGAGCGCGCCGACGACGGCCTGTCGCTGCGCTTTTACCTGAACCCCAAGGCACGGTTTGCCGACGGCACGCCAATTACCGCCGAAGACGTGCGCTACAGCTTCGACTTGCTGATGACCCAAGGCAGCCTGCGCTTTCGCACATTGTTCGCCGACGTCAAGCAGGTCGAAGTCGAAGGCGAGCGCCAGGTGCGCTTCGATTTTTCCAGCAACGAGAACCGCACCCTGCCCCTGGATATCGCCACCTTGCCGGTGTTCCCCGAGCACTGGTGGAAGACCCGTGACTTTGCCAATGGTGGCGGCTACGAAGCCCCACTGGGCAGCGGCCCGTACAAGGTCAGCAAGATCGATTCCGGCAGCACCATCACCTTTACTCGTGATCCCGACTGGTGGGGCAAGGACTTGCCGGTCAGCCGTGGCCTGTACAACTTCGATCACCTGAGCCTGGAATACTTCGGCGACACCGAGGTAGCGCGCCAGGTGCTGCGCGGCGGCGCCTACGATTTCAACCGTGAGTTTTCCGCCACCGGTTACTCCATCGGCTACAACGGCCCGGCGCTGGACGATGGCCGCCTGCAACGTGCGCACCTGGCCAAGGAAATGCCGCAACCGGCCCAGGGCTATGTGTTCAACGTGCAAAAACCGATATTCAAGGATCGCCGTGTGCGCCAGGCCCTGGCGATGCTGTGGGATTTCGAATGGGCCAACCGGCAGATGATGCGCAACCTGTACATCCGCCAGCAGAGCTACTTCTCCAACAGCCCCTTGGCGGCCACCCAGTTGCCGACCCAGGAAGAACTGGCGATCCTCGAGCCATTGCGCGGGCAGATCCCCGACGAGGTGTTTACCCAGGTGTTCAAGGCCCCGGTCACCGACGGCAGCGGTATGATCCGCGATAAACAACTGCAAGCCCTGGCCCTGCTGGAACAGGCCGGCTGGAAACCGCTTGGCGATAAGCTCGTCAATGCCGAAGGCGAGCCGCTGGAGTTCACCTTCCTCAATGTCCAGAACGGCCTGGAGCGCCTGTTGCTGCCCTACAAACGCAACCTGGCGCAGATCGGCATCACCCTCAATATCCGCCGCATCGACTCCTCGCAATACGTCAACCGCCTGATGGCCCGGGACTACGACATGATCGTCACCGGTTTTCCGGTCACCACTTCGCCGGGCATGGAGCTATACAACTATTTCGGTTCCGCCGCCGCATTCGATTCGGGCGCCAACAACTACATCGTGCTCAAGGATCCCGCCGTCGATACGCTGATCAATGGGCTGGTCAAGGCCAATACCCAGGCGCAGATGCTCACCTACGCCCATGCACTGGACCGCGTGCTGCAATGGAATTACCTGTGGATCCCCAACTACTACCCGCCTGGCACCTCCGCCGCGTGGTGGAACCGTTTCGGCCGCCCGGCCATCGAGGCGAAGAACGACGAAGCCCTGGAAACCTGGTGGGAAGTCAGCCCTACCCCGTTGACCAATGAACAAATGCAAGCCGAGCTGAAAAAACGTAGAGGGGCCCGCTGA
- the tssC gene encoding type VI secretion system contractile sheath large subunit, with product MTTIQHELQTVQTPEAGSILDNIIAQTLLSADDEAYGIARRGVSAFIAELLKPHNRDEPVKKRLVDRMIAEIDTKLSQQMDEILHHPDFQALEASWRGLQLLVERTNFRENIKIELLNVSRQDLLDDFEDSSEITQSGLYKHVYSAEYGQFGGQPVGAIIADYFLSPSAPDVKLMRYASSVASMAHAPFIAAAGPSFFGLESFTGLPDLKDLRDHFEGPQFAKWQSFRQSEDARYIGLTVPRFLLRTPYDPLECPVKTFTYQENVVNSHEHYLWGNTAYAFATRLTDSFARFRWCPNVIGPQSGGAVEDLPLHHFQSMGEIETKIPTEVLVSDRREYELAQEGFIALTMRKGSDNAAFFSASSVQKPKSFGTSEEGRAAELNYRLGTQLPYMMVVNRLAHYLKVLQREQLGAWKERTDLELELNKWIRQYVADQENPSAEVRGRRPLRAARIVVSDVEGEPGWYRVNLSVRPHFKYMGADFTLSLVGKLDKA from the coding sequence ATGACCACGATCCAACACGAACTGCAAACGGTACAGACCCCAGAAGCCGGCAGCATCCTCGATAACATCATTGCCCAGACATTGCTGAGCGCTGACGACGAGGCCTATGGCATTGCCAGGCGCGGTGTGTCGGCGTTTATCGCAGAGCTGCTCAAGCCGCACAACCGCGACGAACCGGTGAAGAAACGCCTGGTTGACCGGATGATTGCCGAGATCGATACCAAGCTTAGCCAGCAAATGGATGAGATCCTGCACCACCCCGACTTCCAGGCACTGGAGGCTTCCTGGCGAGGGCTGCAGTTGCTGGTCGAGCGCACGAACTTTCGCGAAAACATCAAGATCGAGCTGCTGAATGTCTCGCGCCAGGACCTGCTGGACGATTTCGAGGACTCCTCGGAAATTACCCAGTCGGGACTCTACAAGCATGTGTACAGCGCCGAATACGGACAGTTCGGCGGCCAGCCGGTGGGCGCGATCATTGCCGACTACTTTCTTTCTCCCAGTGCCCCCGATGTGAAGCTGATGCGATACGCATCCAGTGTCGCCAGCATGGCCCACGCGCCCTTTATCGCTGCCGCGGGGCCGAGTTTCTTTGGCCTCGAAAGCTTCACGGGGCTGCCAGACCTGAAAGACCTGCGGGATCATTTCGAAGGGCCGCAGTTTGCCAAGTGGCAAAGTTTTCGCCAGAGCGAAGACGCCCGCTACATCGGTCTCACCGTACCGCGCTTTCTGCTACGCACCCCGTACGACCCCCTTGAGTGTCCGGTCAAGACTTTTACCTATCAGGAGAACGTGGTCAACAGCCACGAGCACTACCTGTGGGGCAATACCGCCTATGCCTTTGCTACGCGCCTGACCGACAGCTTCGCGCGTTTTCGCTGGTGCCCGAATGTCATCGGTCCGCAAAGCGGAGGCGCCGTCGAGGATCTGCCGCTGCACCATTTCCAGAGCATGGGAGAGATAGAAACCAAGATTCCTACCGAGGTACTGGTGTCGGACCGGCGCGAGTATGAGTTGGCACAAGAAGGCTTCATCGCCCTGACCATGCGCAAGGGTAGCGATAACGCCGCGTTCTTCTCCGCCAGCTCGGTGCAGAAACCCAAGTCCTTTGGTACCAGTGAAGAGGGCAGGGCTGCAGAGTTGAATTATCGGCTGGGTACCCAGTTGCCTTACATGATGGTGGTCAATCGCCTGGCCCATTACCTCAAGGTGCTGCAACGCGAGCAATTGGGTGCGTGGAAGGAGCGCACGGACCTGGAGCTGGAGCTCAATAAATGGATTCGCCAGTACGTGGCGGACCAGGAAAACCCCAGTGCCGAAGTGCGCGGGCGGCGCCCATTGCGCGCAGCGCGTATCGTCGTCAGCGATGTCGAGGGCGAGCCTGGCTGGTATCGGGTCAACCTGAGCGTGCGCCCGCATTTCAAGTACATGGGGGCGGACTTCACCTTGTCCCTGGTCGGTAAGCTCGATAAAGCATGA
- a CDS encoding DUF1543 domain-containing protein produces the protein MLFVVMLGGKHPRAKIEVHDVVFAVADTLQATYPQLRDAWFGSSKGVHIDSWMAVDGVDGWKVELSPLAPHGNAHHLYFINLGGYEAKRFGEDHHYLLVVARNKREAMSMGKRQMLRQWSQAHTDAVMDIDDCLPIDLVDGRYVHLVQGPHAPIVQRNDYIVLP, from the coding sequence ATGCTGTTTGTCGTCATGCTCGGGGGCAAGCACCCACGGGCCAAAATCGAGGTGCACGATGTGGTGTTCGCAGTGGCAGACACCTTGCAGGCCACCTACCCGCAATTGCGCGATGCCTGGTTCGGCAGCTCCAAGGGCGTGCACATCGATTCATGGATGGCGGTGGATGGCGTCGACGGCTGGAAGGTCGAACTCAGCCCATTGGCGCCCCACGGCAATGCCCATCACCTGTACTTTATCAACCTCGGCGGCTACGAGGCCAAGCGCTTCGGAGAAGATCACCACTACCTGCTGGTGGTCGCCCGCAACAAACGCGAAGCGATGAGCATGGGCAAACGGCAGATGTTGCGCCAATGGTCCCAGGCCCACACCGACGCGGTCATGGATATCGACGATTGCCTGCCTATCGATCTGGTGGACGGACGTTATGTCCATCTCGTACAAGGCCCGCACGCCCCTATTGTCCAGCGCAATGACTACATCGTGTTGCCCTGA
- a CDS encoding Hcp family type VI secretion system effector, protein MPTPAYLSITGVKQGLITAGTFTQDSVGNIYQEGHEDQILVQAFAHQVIIPRDPQSGQPTGQRVHKPMMISKVFDKSSPLLFSALTTGEEVSCRLEWLRTSSAGTQEHYFTIELEGATIVDIQSRMPSCQDPENAHFTHLEEVYFTYRKITWTHEVAGTSGSDDWRSPVAG, encoded by the coding sequence ATGCCAACACCCGCGTACCTCTCCATTACCGGCGTCAAACAAGGTTTGATCACGGCAGGTACATTCACCCAGGACTCGGTAGGCAACATTTATCAGGAAGGTCACGAAGACCAGATACTGGTGCAGGCATTCGCCCACCAAGTGATCATTCCACGCGACCCGCAATCGGGCCAGCCAACCGGCCAACGCGTGCATAAACCCATGATGATCAGCAAGGTCTTCGACAAATCATCACCGTTGCTGTTCAGCGCGCTGACCACCGGTGAAGAAGTTTCATGCCGCCTGGAATGGCTGCGCACTTCTTCGGCCGGTACCCAGGAGCACTACTTCACCATTGAACTGGAAGGCGCGACCATCGTGGACATCCAGTCGCGCATGCCCAGTTGCCAGGACCCGGAGAACGCCCATTTCACCCATCTGGAGGAGGTATATTTCACCTATCGCAAGATCACCTGGACCCACGAAGTAGCCGGTACTTCGGGCTCGGACGACTGGCGTAGCCCGGTAGCCGGCTAA
- a CDS encoding aldo/keto reductase, producing MRTIDLAGVPVPVIGQGTWRMGEDPSRRRAEVAALQLGMDEGLTLIDTAEMYGEGGAEEVVGEAIRGKRDQVFLVSKVYPHNASRNGVPRACEASLQRLGTDYIDLYLLHWRGQYPLEETVEAFERLREAGKIGRWGVSNFDVADLQELASPACATNQVLYNIEERGIEFDLLPWWQQHHLPLMAYCPIAQGGELLSSPTLKQIALRHEVTPAQVCLAWVLRQDGVIAIPKAVNPEHIRLNARAATLVLDEHDLDAIDRVFGAPKRKHPLAMV from the coding sequence ATGCGTACCATTGATCTGGCCGGCGTTCCCGTCCCTGTCATCGGCCAGGGGACCTGGCGCATGGGCGAAGACCCGAGCCGGCGCCGCGCCGAAGTCGCCGCGCTGCAACTGGGTATGGACGAGGGCCTGACCCTCATCGATACCGCCGAGATGTATGGCGAAGGCGGCGCCGAAGAGGTGGTCGGCGAGGCCATCCGCGGCAAGCGCGACCAGGTGTTCCTGGTCAGCAAGGTCTACCCCCATAACGCCAGCCGCAACGGCGTGCCTCGCGCCTGTGAAGCCAGCCTTCAGCGCCTGGGCACCGATTACATTGACCTGTACCTGCTGCACTGGCGCGGCCAGTACCCACTGGAAGAAACCGTCGAAGCCTTCGAGCGTTTGCGCGAGGCGGGCAAGATCGGCCGGTGGGGTGTATCCAACTTTGACGTGGCGGACCTGCAGGAGCTCGCGTCCCCGGCGTGTGCGACCAACCAGGTGCTCTATAACATCGAAGAACGCGGAATCGAATTCGACCTGCTGCCATGGTGGCAACAGCACCATTTGCCATTGATGGCTTACTGTCCGATCGCCCAGGGCGGTGAACTGCTGTCGAGCCCGACCCTCAAGCAGATCGCCCTTCGCCATGAGGTGACACCGGCCCAGGTGTGCCTGGCCTGGGTCCTACGCCAGGATGGCGTGATCGCTATCCCCAAGGCGGTCAACCCCGAACACATACGGCTCAATGCCAGGGCGGCCACCCTGGTGCTGGATGAGCATGACCTTGACGCGATTGATCGTGTGTTTGGCGCGCCCAAGCGTAAGCACCCGCTGGCGATGGTTTAG
- the tssE gene encoding type VI secretion system baseplate subunit TssE: protein MPHHNSLFERLDPDASTHACPVASVAAHLGRMLSTRAGSVQALPDYGLPDFNDMQLSLHESLTQSRLLIERFIQAYEPRLANVRVRLLPVASGTLALAFAIDAGMVIDGTTQPVVFQARLRDAGQIKVCVDDH from the coding sequence ATGCCCCACCACAACAGCCTGTTCGAACGCCTTGACCCCGATGCGTCGACCCACGCGTGCCCCGTTGCGTCCGTCGCCGCACATTTGGGCAGGATGCTCAGTACTCGCGCGGGCAGCGTCCAGGCGCTGCCAGATTATGGTTTGCCTGACTTCAATGATATGCAGCTGAGCCTGCATGAGTCCCTGACCCAGTCACGCCTGCTCATCGAACGGTTCATCCAGGCCTACGAGCCTCGGCTGGCGAATGTACGTGTGAGGCTGTTGCCCGTCGCCAGCGGGACTTTAGCCTTGGCATTTGCCATCGATGCCGGGATGGTCATCGACGGTACTACCCAGCCGGTCGTGTTCCAGGCGCGCCTGAGGGATGCCGGACAAATCAAGGTCTGTGTCGATGACCATTAA